The proteins below are encoded in one region of Aquisphaera giovannonii:
- a CDS encoding L-lactate permease, whose translation MWEQRYDPLGAWPLSTAAAALPVLLLLGLLASGRVGAARSALAGLVAACLVAWGAFGMPAPMIAQAAGVGVAFAAFRILWLIVSAVFLYDIAVETGEFEVMKASIASLSGDRRLQAVLIAFCFGAFIEGAAGFGAPVAISAAFLVGLGFRPFQAALLCLIANTAPVAWGGIGTPLRTLGAVTGLDVEALSATAGRILPPLSLLIPFWLVRTMTGWRETFAVAVPLAVIGGTFAGVQFLWSNFLGFELVDIASSVSSMAAGVLVLRVWKPSRAWRFGHESPGDDGDGAAGVDRDADEAGAAAPAPAPTPRQVARAWMPFLLLTVTVMIWGLPAVKPLGLPAVKDWLDARLSWKPEVPGLHLKVARGEAVTGHARPEPQDLEKAVLEVVPLSSTGTAVFLAAVLGGLYLGVSPARLAVLLGRTVRRMVPAILAILCMLALGFVTRYSGMDAVLGLAFTRAGRLLYPVFGTLLGWLGVALTGSDTASNVLFGNLQRITADKLGLSAILMAAANTTGGVMGKMIDAQSIVVAAAATGEGGREGELLRAVFWHSLALALIVGAIVWAYAHLMPGVVVVPPAPAG comes from the coding sequence GTGTGGGAGCAACGTTATGACCCCCTGGGGGCCTGGCCGCTGTCCACGGCGGCGGCGGCCCTCCCGGTCCTGCTGCTCCTGGGCCTGCTGGCCTCCGGGAGGGTCGGCGCCGCCCGCTCGGCGCTGGCCGGGCTGGTCGCGGCGTGCCTGGTGGCCTGGGGGGCCTTCGGGATGCCCGCCCCGATGATCGCCCAGGCGGCCGGCGTGGGCGTCGCCTTCGCCGCCTTCCGGATCCTCTGGCTCATCGTGTCGGCGGTCTTCCTCTACGACATCGCCGTGGAGACCGGGGAGTTCGAGGTGATGAAGGCCTCGATCGCCTCGCTCTCCGGCGATCGCCGGCTCCAGGCCGTGCTCATCGCCTTCTGCTTCGGGGCCTTCATCGAGGGGGCGGCGGGCTTCGGCGCGCCGGTGGCCATCTCGGCGGCCTTCCTGGTCGGGCTGGGGTTCCGGCCCTTCCAGGCGGCCCTCCTGTGCCTCATCGCCAACACCGCCCCGGTCGCCTGGGGGGGCATCGGCACGCCGCTGCGGACCCTGGGGGCGGTGACGGGCCTGGACGTCGAGGCGCTCAGCGCGACGGCCGGCCGGATCCTGCCGCCGCTCTCGCTGCTGATCCCGTTCTGGCTCGTGCGGACGATGACCGGCTGGCGCGAGACCTTCGCCGTCGCCGTGCCGCTGGCCGTCATCGGCGGGACCTTCGCCGGCGTGCAGTTCCTCTGGTCCAATTTCCTGGGGTTCGAGCTGGTGGACATCGCCTCGTCGGTCTCCAGCATGGCGGCCGGGGTGCTCGTGCTCCGCGTCTGGAAGCCATCGAGGGCCTGGCGGTTCGGCCACGAGTCGCCCGGCGACGATGGCGACGGCGCGGCGGGCGTCGATCGGGACGCCGACGAGGCCGGGGCCGCGGCCCCCGCCCCCGCCCCGACGCCCCGCCAGGTCGCCCGGGCCTGGATGCCCTTCCTGCTGCTCACCGTCACGGTGATGATCTGGGGCCTGCCGGCGGTCAAGCCGCTGGGCCTGCCGGCCGTCAAGGACTGGCTGGACGCCCGGCTCTCGTGGAAGCCGGAGGTCCCGGGGCTGCACCTGAAGGTCGCGCGGGGGGAGGCGGTCACCGGGCATGCCCGGCCGGAGCCGCAGGACCTGGAGAAGGCCGTCCTCGAGGTCGTCCCGCTCTCCTCGACGGGGACGGCGGTCTTCCTCGCGGCGGTGCTCGGCGGCCTGTACCTGGGCGTCTCGCCGGCCCGCCTCGCCGTCCTGCTGGGCAGGACCGTGCGGCGGATGGTCCCCGCCATCCTGGCGATCCTCTGCATGCTGGCGCTGGGCTTCGTCACCCGCTACTCGGGCATGGACGCGGTCCTCGGCCTGGCCTTCACCCGGGCCGGGCGGCTGCTCTACCCGGTCTTCGGGACGCTGCTCGGCTGGCTGGGCGTCGCCCTCACCGGCTCGGACACGGCGAGCAACGTCCTCTTCGGCAACCTCCAGCGGATCACCGCCGACAAGCTGGGCCTCTCCGCCATCCTGATGGCGGCCGCCAACACGACCGGGGGGGTGATGGGGAAGATGATCGACGCGCAGTCCATCGTCGTGGCCGCGGCGGCGACCGGCGAGGGGGGCAGGGAGGGGGAGCTGCTCCGCGCCGTCTTCTGGCACAGCCTGGCGCTGGCCCTGATCGTCGGGGCGATCGTCTGGGCCTATGCCCACCTGATGCCGGGCGTCGTGGTCGTCCCCCCCGCCCCGGCGGGATGA